A portion of the Cryptomeria japonica chromosome 5, Sugi_1.0, whole genome shotgun sequence genome contains these proteins:
- the LOC131063181 gene encoding kinesin-like protein KIN-10B — translation MSATAVIQRITHPTPAQCISKADDEQLKVRVVARIRPFLPKEIRAAKGKPKSCFTVTKPNRDSEMEHVLNIEEDETNIKASYKLDFCYGQEAEVEQIFSREVEGILAGLFRGYNATVFAYGASGSGKTHTMQGNKKKPGLMPLVISSLLSKAHDSETRLDISYYEVYMDRCYDLLGPKTKSPVPISFFDDLEGRVQLLGLSKLQVSSVQEFEEILSYGCLSRKIGHTALNHVSSRSHGVLVVWVTYGNVVGKLNLIDLAGNEDNRRSKSEGISLKESSTINQSLFALSNVIHALNANGKRVPYRDSKLTRILQDSLGGASRTLMIACLNPASFYEALHTLSLAARSTQIVNHVVKPKVDCKLFKPKQSLNAKGKCCLEIEGPKTDGAYKVDHPISVINTLHPMSQGGRDDVWKIFVSINNMHHLYKINLCSRSMNSGQYKTQQHAKACVLTELNDVKTV, via the coding sequence ATGTCTGCTACCGCGGTAATCCAGAGGATCACTCATCCCACCCCTGCTCAATGCATTAGTAAAGCAGATGATGAGCAGTTGAAGGTACGAGTGGTGGCAAGAATACGTCCATTCCTTCCTAAAGAAATCAGGGCAGCCAAAGGGAAACCCAAGTCTTGCTTTACTGTAACAAAACCCAATCGAGATTCAGAAATGGAACATGTACTCAATATTGAGGAAGATGAAACCAACATTAAAGCGTCTTATAAGTTAGATTTTTGTTATGGTCAAGAAGCTGAGGTAGAACAAATTTTCAGTAGAGAAGTTGAAGGCATATTAGCAGGGTTGTTCAGAGGCTATAATGCCACTGTTTTTGCCTATGGTGCGAGTGGTAGTGGCAAAACACACACAATGCAGGGAAACAAAAAGAAACCTGGTCTTATGCCTCTAGTAATTAGCAGCCTTCTATCAAAAGCCCATGACTCAGAGACTAGATTAGACATTTCCTACTATGAAGTTTATATGGATAGGTGCTATGATCTCTTGGGGCCCAAGACCAAATCACCGGTTCCCATTTCATTTTTTGACGACCTTGAGGGCCGAGTCCAACTCCTAGGCCTTAGCAAACTTCAGGTTTCTTCTGTGCAGGAATTTGAGGAGATACTGAGTTATGGGTGTCTGAGTAGGAAGATTGGTCACACAGCCTTGAATCATGTGTCCAGTCGTAGCCATGGGGTGCTTGTCGTTTGGGTAACTTATGGAAATGTTGTTGGCAAGCTTAATCTTATTGATCTTGCAGGCAATGAGGACAACAGAAGAAGTAAAAGTGAGGGAATTAGTCTCAAGGAAAGCTCCACCATTAACCAGTCACTATTTGCCCTGTCAAATGTTATCCATGCTTTGAATGCCAATGGGAAGAGAGTGCCATACAGAGACAGCAAGTTAACTCGTATATTGCAAGACTCACTGGGAGGAGCAAGCCGTACTTTGATGATTGCATGCTTGAATCCAGCTTCATTCTACGAGGCGTTACACACACTCAGTCTTGCTGCCCGCTCTACGCAAATAGTAAACCATGTTGTCAAACCTAAGGTAGACTGCAAGCTATTTAAACCCAAACAGAGTTTGAATGCTAAAGGAAAATGTTGTCTTGAGATTGAAGGGCCCAAAACTGATGGTGCGTACAAAGTGGACCATCCAATTTCAGTGATCAATACTCTCCATCCAATGTCCCAAGGTGGAAGAGATGATGTTTGGAAAATATTTGTATCAATTAACAATATGCACCACCTTTATAAGATCAACCTGTGTTCAAGATCAATGAATTCTGGACAATATAAAACACAGCAACATGCAAAAGCATGTGTTCTTACTGAGCTCAACGATGTAAAAACTGTCTGA